In Podospora pseudopauciseta strain CBS 411.78 chromosome 3, whole genome shotgun sequence, one genomic interval encodes:
- a CDS encoding hypothetical protein (COG:Q; EggNog:ENOG503Q4WU; antiSMASH:Cluster_1), whose translation MVSFSQMQSSNTRIIEVLPAGLVAVFVGGTSGIGETTMKQLAKNTVEPRIYLVGRSREAATRIVAELHDLNPAGEYHFIQADVSLLHAVDWVCREIQARESVVNLLFLTPGVVSTSQGSDTIESLYYPMAVTYYSRIRFIVNLLPLLQKASHLRRVVTVFGAGKESLLDGDDFPLFPGRYHQAGPLQTTDHGSLSTMMTLALESLALEAPNISFVHSFPGFVKGSSTNSSPKTGGVIRAVFKVVGALPLFEAGERHLFLATSARFPARDGVHSRIPTAGVGLGKGVSVARGTDARDGSGVYSVNFDGESVAFKVQDTLQQLRDRDMVRRVWQHTIKEFTRVTGSAFV comes from the exons ATGGTGTCCTTCAGCCAGATGCAATCGTCAAATACACGTATCATAGAGGTGCTCCCTGCAGGTCTCGTAGCTGTGTTTGTCGGCGGGACGAGTGGCATAGGGGAGACAACCATGAAGCAGCTCGCCAAGAACACCGTCGAGCCTCGCATCTACCTCGTGGGCCGGTCTAGAGAGGCTGCCACTCGAATCGTGGCCGAACTTCACGACCTAAACCCAGCAGGGGAATACCACTTCATCCAGGCCGATGTATCGCTTCTGCACGCCGTGGACTGGGTCTGTCGTGAGATACAGGCCAGGGAATCCGTCGTCAATCTTTTGTTTCTAACGCCAGGGGTCGTGTCGACGAGTCAGGGTAGCG ATACGATCGAGTCCCTGTACTACCCCATGGCAGTGACCTATTACTCCCGGATTAGGTTTATCGTAAACCTGCTCCCACTTCTTCAGAAAGCCTCCCATCTCCGGAGAGTCGTCACTGTGTTTGGCGCCGGCAAGGAGAGCCTTCTAGATGGCGATGACTTCCCCCTGTTTCCAGGGAGGTACCACCAGGCCGGGCCCCTGCAAACGACAGACCACGGCAGCCTCAGCACAATGATGACACTGGCACTGGAATCTCTGGCCCTGGAAGCGCCCAACATCAGCTTTGTCCATTCCTTTCCCGGCTTTGTCAAAGGTTCGTCCACCAACAGCAGTCCCAAGACCGGCGGAGTCATCCGCGCTGTATTCAAAGTCGTCGGAGCGCTCCCTCTTTTCGAAGCTGGGGAGAGGCATCTATTCTTGGCCACAAGCGCACGATTTCCGGCAAGAGACGGGGTACATTCGAGGATACCGACAGCGGGCGTCGGGCTCGGAAAAGGGGTTTCGGTCGCTAGAGGGACTGACGCGAGGGACGGTAGCGGGGTCTATTCTGTTAATTTCGATGGGGAGTCAGTGGCGTTCAAGGTGCAGGATACACTTCAGCAGCTGAGAGACAGAGATATGGTCAGAAGAGTGTGGCAACATACGATCAAGGAGTTTACCAGGGTCACCGGGTCAGCATTCGTGTAG
- a CDS encoding hypothetical protein (SMCOG1106:major facilitator transporter; antiSMASH:Cluster_1; COG:G; EggNog:ENOG503NU7U): MPSSSRTNNISATAAENMTSLSAVIVRPDPDAGLSEFERAALDRKLVRRLDLVLLPWLCFLYLLAFLDRTNIGNAKIDNMTNDIIMSNLGYSATLMIFFVAYSAFEPVANVLLKRMRPSIFLPLIMVGWGGCMTAMGLVKNWSGLMAARFFLGVFESGLFPGVNYFISCWYRRDEFALRAALFFSFAALAGSFGGLLAAAISTMDGIGGFAGWRWIFILEGALTIVVAIASFWMVQDFPDTAEFLSEADQERVLRRLNRDKQSSAHHENFKMLYVWQALKDTKTYLAMVVYMGPMMPLYSLSLFLPTIISNLSFTDPSQIIKNQLLSVPPYAVAALVTTVVSVFSDRHRKRGIYNMALACVGIFGFILLVASSNPIVQYLGACFGAVGIYASIPLTIAWVANNTEGSYKRGIVLGLVIGWGNLNGLVSCNLWFGAPRFLAGHITVIAYMALFLGGGSYILCRYLYFQNLDRKQGLLDHRLTGLTKAEIGDLGDANPEFLYTL; encoded by the exons ATGCCATCAAGCTCTCGTACGAATAATATatcagccacagcagcagaaaaCATGACCTCACTATCTGCTGTCATTGTTCGACCGGACCCAGATGCCGGACTGTCCGAATTCGAAAGAGCTGCCTTG GACCGCAAATTGGTCCGTCGCCTagacctcgtcctcctgcCGTGGCTCTGTTTCCTCTACCTTCTTGCCTTTTTGGACCGCACCAACATTGGAAATGCCAAGATTGACAACATGACGAACGATATTATCATGTCTAACCTCGGTTACAGTGCTACATTGATGATCTTTTTTGTGGCATACTCGGCTTTCGAGCCCGTTGCAAATGTTCTGCTCAAGCGGATGCGTCCCTCAATATTCTTGCCCCTGATCAT GGTCGGCTGGGGTGGTTGCATGACCGCCATGGGCCTTGTGAAGAACTGGAGCGGGCTCATGGCAGCTCGATTCTTCTTGGGCGTTTTTGAGTCGGGGTTGTTTCCCGGTGTCAATTACTTCATCTCCTGTTGGTATCGGCGGGATGAGTTTGCTCTACGTGCT gcgcttttcttttcattcgccgccctcgccgggTCGTTTGGCGGTCTCCTCGCGGCGGCGATTTCAACGATGGACGGTATCGGCGGCTTCGCTGGCTGGCGCTGGATCTTCATCCTCGAAGGTGCCCTCACCATTGTTGTTGCCATCGCCTCATTTTGGATGGTGCAGGACTTTCCTGACACGGCAGAGTTTCTCTCGGAAGCCGATCAAGAGCGCGTCCTCCGCAGGCTGAACCGGGACAAGCAAAGCTCGGCCCATCACGAAAACTTCAAGATGCTCTACGTTTGGCAAGCCCTCAAGGACACGAAGACCTACCTTGCTATGGTGGTGTACATGGGCCCCATGATGCCGCTTTATAGTCTCAGTCTGTTCCTCCCTACGATTATCTCGAACCTATCATTTACCGACCCTTCCCAGATCATCAAGAACCAGCTGCTCAGCGTCCCACCTTATGCTGTTGCAGCTTTGGTGACTACTGTGGTCAGCGTGTTCAGCGATAGACACCGCAAACGCGGTATTTACAACATGGCCCTCGCCTGCGTTGGCATCTTTGGCTTCATCCTCCTTGTTGCCTCCTCCAATCCAATTGTTCAGTACCTGGGGGCCTGTTTTGGCGCTGTCGGCATCTATGCTAGCATACCACTCACCATTGCGTGGGTGGCCAACAACACGGAGGGATCCTACAAACGCGGCATTGTTTTGGGATTGGTGATCGGGTGGGGAAACCTCAACGGACTTGTATCTTGTAATCTGTGGTTCGGTGCTCCACGTTTCCTTGCCGGCCACATTACCGTGATCGCGTATATGGCACTGTTTCTGGGTGGTGGAAGCTACATACTCTGCCGGTATTTGTACTTTCAGAATCTCGACCGAAAGCAGGGACTCCTTGATCATCGCCTGACGGGTTTGACGAAGGCGGAGATTGGGGATTTGGGTGACGCCAACCCGGAGTTCCTGTACACTTTGTAG